The following proteins come from a genomic window of Streptomyces liliiviolaceus:
- a CDS encoding ATP-binding protein, with translation MPENEAEPWEYSLSIPNDPRGVTICRRTLRLILTMHGLIRLVDVAELLATELVANAVLHTKGPATLRVCWSVGVLRIGAWDTDPEPPEPPGELTALADAEGGRGLALVHACSDAWGWHPLFRHGNRGKYVWCDLAAV, from the coding sequence ATGCCCGAAAACGAGGCTGAACCCTGGGAGTACTCCCTCTCCATCCCCAACGACCCCCGCGGCGTCACGATCTGCCGCCGCACCCTGCGCCTCATCCTCACCATGCACGGGCTGATCCGCCTCGTCGACGTCGCCGAACTCCTCGCGACCGAGTTGGTCGCCAACGCCGTGCTCCACACGAAGGGGCCCGCGACCCTCCGGGTCTGCTGGTCGGTCGGGGTCCTGCGGATCGGAGCGTGGGACACGGACCCCGAACCGCCAGAGCCGCCCGGAGAGTTGACGGCCCTCGCCGACGCCGAGGGCGGCAGAGGCCTTGCCCTGGTCCACGCGTGCTCCGACGCCTGGGGCTGGCACCCCCTGTTCAGACACGGCAACCGAGGCAAGTACGTGTGGTGTGACCTGGCCGCCGTGTAG
- a CDS encoding oligopeptide:H+ symporter, with the protein MASSLTKDSASPGTPGSGYEQTFFGHPRGLATLFMTEMWERFSYYGMRALLPLYLVAPGGLHMSATTATAIYSVYLSLVYLLALPGGWFADRVLGPRKTVAVAGLVIMLGHLTLALPSSGTFFAGLGLVAIGSGLLKANISTMVGHLYKGPDDPRRDGGFTVFYIGINLGAFAAPLVIGTVGEKVNWHLGFALAALGMALGLAQFLMGRRHLDARSDVVPTPMSAEEKSSTLRKGLLWLAVAAVFYAAVGLSGHYTLNWIMVPLALIGLIIPVWVIARIKRDKSLDQVEQSRMSAYIWFFVAAAVFWMIYDQGGSTLSIFAESSAENSVFGWTFPVSWYQSVNPVMIMALAPVFAWAWLALNRAGREPSTIVKFASGLVLVGASFFLFLAPLSIAEGGHKAAALWLVAIYFVQTVGELALSPVGLSVTTKMAPAKYASQMMGVWFLAVTAGDATTALLSIAGVDLNGMGIVALEATLAVVAGAAIFMYRNKVKSLMGNVN; encoded by the coding sequence ATGGCGTCCAGCCTGACGAAGGACTCGGCCTCTCCGGGCACCCCCGGTTCCGGATACGAGCAGACCTTCTTCGGCCACCCCCGCGGACTGGCCACACTCTTCATGACCGAGATGTGGGAGAGGTTCTCCTACTACGGCATGCGGGCCCTGCTCCCGCTCTATCTGGTCGCCCCCGGCGGCCTGCACATGAGCGCGACCACCGCGACCGCGATCTACTCGGTGTACCTGTCGCTCGTGTACCTGCTCGCCCTCCCCGGCGGCTGGTTCGCGGACCGCGTGCTCGGCCCCCGCAAGACCGTCGCCGTCGCGGGACTGGTCATCATGCTGGGCCATCTGACGCTGGCCCTGCCCTCGTCCGGCACCTTCTTCGCGGGCCTCGGTCTGGTCGCGATCGGCTCGGGTCTGCTGAAGGCCAACATCTCGACGATGGTCGGCCACCTCTACAAGGGCCCGGACGACCCGCGCCGCGACGGCGGCTTCACCGTCTTCTACATCGGCATCAACCTGGGCGCCTTCGCCGCCCCGCTGGTGATCGGCACCGTCGGCGAGAAGGTGAACTGGCACCTGGGCTTCGCGCTCGCCGCGCTCGGCATGGCGCTGGGCCTGGCGCAGTTCCTGATGGGCCGCCGCCACCTCGACGCGCGTTCCGACGTCGTCCCGACGCCGATGTCCGCCGAGGAGAAGTCCTCGACCCTACGCAAGGGTCTGCTGTGGCTGGCCGTCGCCGCGGTCTTCTACGCCGCCGTCGGCCTCTCCGGCCACTACACGCTGAACTGGATCATGGTCCCGCTCGCTCTGATCGGCCTGATCATCCCGGTCTGGGTGATCGCCAGGATCAAGCGCGACAAGTCGCTGGACCAGGTCGAGCAGTCGCGGATGTCGGCGTACATCTGGTTCTTCGTCGCCGCGGCCGTCTTCTGGATGATCTACGACCAGGGCGGCTCCACGCTGTCGATCTTCGCCGAGTCGTCGGCCGAGAACAGCGTCTTCGGCTGGACCTTCCCGGTGTCCTGGTACCAGTCGGTCAACCCGGTCATGATCATGGCGCTCGCCCCGGTCTTCGCCTGGGCGTGGCTGGCGCTGAACCGGGCCGGCCGCGAGCCGAGCACGATCGTGAAGTTCGCGTCCGGTCTGGTCCTGGTCGGTGCCTCGTTCTTCCTCTTCCTGGCCCCGCTGTCGATCGCCGAGGGCGGTCACAAGGCCGCCGCGCTGTGGCTGGTCGCCATCTACTTCGTCCAGACCGTCGGTGAACTGGCCCTCTCCCCGGTCGGCCTCTCCGTCACCACGAAGATGGCCCCCGCGAAGTACGCCTCCCAGATGATGGGCGTCTGGTTCCTGGCCGTCACGGCCGGCGACGCGACGACCGCGCTGCTGTCCATCGCGGGCGTCGACCTGAACGGCATGGGGATCGTGGCCCTGGAGGCCACGCTCGCGGTGGTCGCGGGCGCGGCGATCTTCATGTACCGCAACAAGGTCAAGTCCTTGATGGGCAACGTGAACTAG
- a CDS encoding ATP-binding protein — translation MSTTRPYSPGDRGPESGDGGASGASPGGTPPGRHARRLSFDGESGVVPLARDFARQALYEWGWLPAATADRRAAAEDVLLVVSELVTNACLHAEGPDELWISCENKVLRIEVSDRGAGQPAPRTPHRAGRPGGHGMFIVQRLCLDWGVIRAEGVAGKTVWAELGAPA, via the coding sequence ATGAGCACCACCCGGCCTTACTCGCCGGGCGACCGCGGCCCTGAATCGGGCGACGGCGGCGCTTCCGGGGCGTCTCCGGGCGGTACGCCCCCCGGGCGTCATGCCCGCCGGCTGAGCTTCGACGGCGAGAGCGGGGTCGTTCCGCTCGCCCGTGACTTCGCGCGGCAGGCGCTGTACGAGTGGGGGTGGCTGCCCGCGGCCACCGCCGATCGGCGGGCCGCGGCGGAGGATGTGCTGCTGGTCGTCTCCGAACTCGTCACCAACGCGTGCCTGCATGCGGAGGGTCCGGACGAGCTCTGGATCTCCTGCGAGAACAAGGTGCTGCGGATCGAGGTGTCCGACCGTGGGGCCGGTCAGCCCGCGCCGCGGACGCCGCATCGGGCCGGGCGGCCCGGTGGGCACGGGATGTTCATCGTGCAGCGGCTGTGTCTGGACTGGGGTGTGATCCGGGCGGAGGGGGTTGCCGGGAAGACGGTCTGGGCGGAGTTGGGTGCGCCGGCGTAG
- a CDS encoding formimidoylglutamate deiminase has product MSARGTTYWLEHAWLDSYVEPGVALDVDTDGRIAAVRTGVDSPPPGAEILRGLTLPGLANTHSHAFHRALRGTVQVGSGTFWTWREIMYSVADRLTPDTYHALARAVYAEMALAGVTAVGEFHYVHHAPGGTPYADPNAMGEALVEAAAEAGIRITLLDTVYLAAGLVDARRGQPPNRHQLRFSDGTAEAWATRCSVLKDRDHARIGAAVHSVRAVPAGQLATVARWAEERQAPLHVHLSEQTAENDACLAAHGRTPTQLLADHGVLGPRTTGVHNTHLTDDDIALLGRSGTGTCMCPTTERDLADGIGPAVALQQAGSPLSLGSDSHAVIDLLEEARAMELNERLRSRTRGHWTAAALLRAASADGHAALGWADAGTLEAGALADFTTVALDSVRTAGTLPRLGAETAVFAATAADVRHTVVGGRHVVRDGVHTLVPDVPQALADAIEALRA; this is encoded by the coding sequence ATGAGCGCGCGAGGCACGACGTACTGGCTGGAGCACGCCTGGCTCGACTCCTACGTGGAGCCGGGCGTGGCCCTCGACGTGGACACGGACGGCCGGATCGCCGCCGTCCGCACGGGCGTCGACAGTCCACCGCCCGGAGCGGAGATCCTGCGCGGCCTGACCCTCCCCGGCCTCGCCAACACCCACAGCCACGCCTTCCACCGGGCCCTGCGCGGCACCGTCCAGGTCGGCTCCGGGACCTTCTGGACCTGGCGCGAGATCATGTACTCCGTCGCGGACCGGCTCACCCCGGACACGTACCACGCGCTCGCCCGCGCGGTGTACGCGGAGATGGCGCTCGCCGGGGTCACGGCCGTCGGCGAGTTCCACTACGTGCACCACGCGCCCGGCGGCACCCCGTACGCCGACCCGAACGCCATGGGCGAGGCGCTCGTCGAGGCCGCCGCCGAGGCGGGCATCCGCATCACCCTCCTCGACACCGTCTACCTCGCCGCCGGCCTCGTCGACGCGCGCAGGGGACAGCCCCCGAACCGGCACCAGCTCCGCTTCTCCGACGGCACCGCGGAAGCCTGGGCAACACGCTGTTCAGTTCTCAAGGACCGGGATCACGCGCGGATCGGGGCCGCCGTCCACTCCGTACGGGCCGTGCCCGCCGGGCAGTTGGCGACGGTGGCGCGGTGGGCCGAGGAGCGGCAGGCCCCGCTCCATGTGCACCTGTCCGAGCAGACGGCCGAGAACGACGCCTGCCTGGCGGCCCACGGCCGTACGCCCACGCAGCTGCTCGCCGACCACGGGGTGCTGGGCCCGCGCACCACGGGCGTGCACAACACCCACCTCACCGACGACGACATCGCACTGCTCGGCCGCTCGGGCACCGGCACATGCATGTGCCCGACCACCGAGCGCGACCTCGCCGACGGCATCGGACCGGCCGTCGCCCTCCAACAGGCCGGCTCCCCGCTCTCCCTCGGCTCCGACAGCCACGCCGTCATCGACCTGCTCGAAGAGGCGCGCGCGATGGAGCTGAACGAACGCCTGCGCAGCCGTACCCGAGGTCACTGGACCGCGGCGGCGCTCCTGCGCGCCGCCTCCGCCGACGGTCACGCGGCCCTCGGCTGGGCCGACGCGGGCACGCTCGAAGCGGGTGCGCTCGCCGACTTCACGACGGTCGCGCTCGACTCCGTCAGGACAGCGGGGACGCTGCCGCGGCTCGGGGCCGAGACGGCCGTATTCGCAGCGACAGCGGCGGACGTGCGGCACACCGTCGTGGGCGGCCGGCACGTCGTACGCGACGGGGTGCACACCCTCGTCCCGGACGTGCCGCAGGCCCTGGCGGACGCCATCGAAGCGCTGCGCGCCTGA
- a CDS encoding allantoate amidohydrolase: MWGELESIGRHAGSGGYRRFAWTGADTDCRAWFRAQAEARGLTLELDRNGNQWAWLGDPFAGDAVVTGSHLDSVPDGGAFDGPLGVVSSFAALDELRGRNARFTKPLAIVNFGDEEGARFGLACVGSRLTAGELTVEQAHRLTDADGITLPQAMEAAGHDPDAIGADPERLGRIGAFVELHVEQGRALDLTGDRVGVASAIWPHGRWRFDFRGEANHAGTTRLVDRRDPMLSYAETVLAARREARLAGAVATFGKISVEPNGVNAIPSLVRGWLDSRAADQATLDTVVHGIEKAAREYADAHGIHLDVVRESFTPVVEFEHALRDEIARLLGGGTGQDPAHLNVPVLGTGAGHDAGILSGSIPTAMLFVRNPTGVSHSPAEHAAEDDCVAGVTALADVLEGLACK, encoded by the coding sequence ATGTGGGGGGAGCTGGAGTCCATCGGGCGGCATGCCGGGTCCGGGGGGTATCGGCGGTTCGCCTGGACCGGGGCCGATACCGACTGCCGTGCCTGGTTCCGGGCGCAGGCCGAGGCGCGTGGGCTCACCCTCGAACTGGACCGGAACGGGAACCAGTGGGCCTGGCTCGGCGACCCCTTCGCGGGGGACGCCGTCGTCACCGGGTCCCACCTCGACTCCGTGCCCGACGGCGGTGCCTTCGACGGGCCCCTCGGCGTCGTGTCCTCCTTCGCCGCGCTGGACGAACTGCGCGGCCGGAACGCGCGGTTCACCAAGCCCCTCGCCATCGTGAACTTCGGCGACGAGGAAGGCGCCCGCTTCGGGCTCGCCTGCGTGGGCTCGCGGCTCACCGCCGGGGAACTCACCGTCGAGCAGGCGCACCGGCTCACCGACGCCGACGGGATCACCCTCCCGCAGGCGATGGAGGCCGCGGGCCACGACCCGGACGCCATCGGCGCGGACCCCGAACGCCTGGGCCGTATCGGCGCGTTCGTCGAACTGCACGTCGAGCAGGGGCGCGCCCTGGACCTGACCGGCGACCGGGTCGGCGTCGCCAGCGCCATCTGGCCGCACGGACGGTGGCGGTTCGACTTCCGGGGCGAGGCCAACCACGCGGGCACCACCCGCCTCGTGGACCGCCGCGACCCCATGCTGTCGTACGCGGAGACCGTGCTCGCGGCCCGCCGGGAAGCCCGGCTCGCCGGTGCGGTGGCCACCTTCGGCAAGATCTCCGTCGAACCGAACGGCGTCAACGCCATCCCCTCCCTCGTACGCGGCTGGCTCGACTCCCGCGCCGCCGACCAGGCGACCCTCGACACGGTCGTCCACGGCATCGAGAAGGCCGCCCGCGAGTACGCCGACGCGCACGGCATCCACCTCGACGTCGTCCGGGAGTCGTTCACCCCGGTCGTCGAGTTCGAGCACGCCCTGCGGGACGAGATCGCCCGACTCCTGGGCGGGGGAACGGGCCAGGACCCCGCGCACCTGAACGTGCCCGTCCTCGGGACCGGTGCGGGACACGACGCCGGGATCCTCTCCGGTTCGATCCCGACCGCCATGCTGTTCGTACGCAACCCCACGGGGGTCTCGCACTCGCCGGCCGAGCACGCCGCCGAGGACGACTGCGTGGCCGGGGTGACCGCACTCGCCGACGTACTGGAAGGGCTGGCCTGCAAGTGA
- a CDS encoding helix-turn-helix domain-containing protein, giving the protein MPPRSHPTARQARLGTELRRLREASGLKARDVAAFLDSTSTQMSQMEAGIAGVSAERIRRLAAHYACPDEALIDALAAMAGERTRGWWDEYRGVLPQVNLDVAEAEHHATFLREVVITHIPGLLQTPAYARAIFGYMRPELPESELAPRVEHRMKRHAVIEGASPPPYETIIHEFALRVRVADRQASVAQLRRILVEIEQGHATVRVIPTDQDHFAGAGASMLYLGGPLARLDTGLKDTPGGTMFIDAEAQLERLRTLFRKVEKASMEPTASRDFIHRLTKEL; this is encoded by the coding sequence ATGCCGCCAAGGAGTCATCCCACGGCACGCCAGGCTCGCCTGGGAACCGAACTGCGCAGGCTGCGCGAGGCTTCCGGCCTTAAAGCACGCGATGTTGCCGCGTTCCTCGACTCCACCTCGACGCAGATGAGCCAGATGGAGGCGGGCATCGCAGGCGTCAGCGCGGAGCGTATCCGGCGCCTTGCAGCCCACTACGCCTGCCCGGACGAAGCACTGATCGATGCGCTCGCAGCCATGGCAGGCGAGCGCACACGCGGGTGGTGGGACGAGTACCGGGGCGTTCTGCCCCAGGTGAACCTGGACGTGGCCGAGGCGGAGCACCATGCGACGTTCTTGCGAGAGGTCGTCATCACGCACATTCCCGGACTGCTGCAAACACCTGCCTACGCGCGGGCGATCTTCGGGTACATGCGTCCGGAACTGCCGGAGAGCGAGCTGGCGCCTCGGGTGGAGCACCGGATGAAGCGGCACGCCGTCATCGAGGGCGCCAGCCCGCCCCCGTACGAGACAATCATTCACGAGTTCGCGCTACGCGTCCGCGTGGCCGACCGCCAGGCCTCGGTCGCCCAACTCCGCCGCATCCTGGTCGAGATCGAGCAGGGGCACGCCACCGTACGTGTCATCCCGACCGATCAGGACCACTTCGCCGGAGCCGGAGCCTCGATGCTGTACTTGGGCGGTCCGCTGGCCCGCCTGGACACCGGGCTCAAGGACACCCCCGGCGGAACCATGTTCATCGACGCCGAAGCACAGCTGGAACGGCTCCGAACGCTCTTCCGTAAGGTGGAGAAGGCGTCCATGGAACCCACGGCGTCCCGGGACTTCATCCACCGCCTGACGAAGGAATTGTGA
- a CDS encoding DUF397 domain-containing protein produces MDEALRWQKSTYSGGGEGNTCVEIAVSPGTVHLRESDSPTTELCTSMGPLAHLIRRVKAGGVGALISAAPTTGAPDGRRPLRRRSTAHESREDLLPESYVRADHQLDAEESTPPSTG; encoded by the coding sequence ATGGACGAAGCCCTGCGCTGGCAGAAGTCGACCTACTCGGGGGGCGGCGAAGGCAACACCTGCGTCGAGATCGCCGTCTCCCCTGGCACCGTCCACCTCCGCGAGAGCGACAGCCCCACCACCGAACTCTGCACGTCCATGGGCCCGTTGGCCCACCTGATACGCAGGGTCAAGGCCGGCGGGGTCGGTGCCCTGATCTCAGCCGCGCCGACGACCGGGGCCCCGGACGGTCGCCGCCCACTCCGGCGTCGCTCGACAGCGCATGAGAGTAGAGAAGATCTGCTGCCCGAGAGCTACGTCCGGGCGGACCACCAGCTCGACGCCGAGGAAAGCACTCCGCCCAGCACGGGCTGA
- a CDS encoding COG1470 family protein, whose product MPFAVRALCLASVTVLGVAPVSVADDDWSVVPSAGGIQDGRPYFYAEGAPGTVLQDTVSVRNPGGEPLTVRLRGADADNDRDGTPSVRARAKDTGAWITFAERTVRIPARTRAEVPFTVSVPADTAPGDHPGAILASAGGRTAAVRVHLRVGGPTLSALTVEHVRIHDGRISYELVNRGTTVLTPKLGVRAEGLFGAVLDRAPRTLPVELLPGRRVRLDEPWPDPPALDGVDVELTVTAEGGARAEGAAEAWFVPKAGVVAGAAAGLAVCTGGALWLVRRVRRVWRVRRPGQSGQPGRPGPVVAAGEPRTEVESTGAVM is encoded by the coding sequence ATGCCGTTCGCCGTCCGTGCCCTCTGCCTCGCCTCCGTGACCGTGCTCGGCGTCGCCCCGGTCTCCGTGGCCGACGACGACTGGTCCGTCGTGCCCTCGGCGGGCGGGATCCAGGACGGCCGGCCGTACTTCTACGCCGAGGGCGCGCCCGGCACGGTCCTCCAGGACACCGTGTCGGTGCGCAACCCCGGCGGAGAACCCCTGACGGTACGGCTCCGGGGCGCCGACGCCGACAACGACCGCGACGGAACGCCCTCCGTACGGGCGCGGGCCAAGGACACCGGCGCCTGGATCACCTTCGCCGAACGGACGGTACGGATTCCCGCGCGCACCCGCGCCGAGGTGCCCTTCACCGTGAGCGTCCCCGCGGACACCGCGCCCGGCGACCACCCCGGCGCGATCCTCGCGAGCGCCGGGGGCCGGACCGCGGCCGTACGGGTCCATCTGCGCGTCGGCGGCCCGACCCTCTCGGCGCTCACGGTCGAGCACGTGCGGATCCACGACGGCCGGATCTCCTACGAACTGGTCAACCGCGGCACCACCGTGCTGACCCCGAAGCTCGGCGTACGCGCCGAGGGGCTGTTCGGCGCGGTGCTCGACAGGGCCCCGCGCACCCTGCCCGTCGAACTGCTCCCCGGCCGCCGCGTCCGGCTCGACGAACCCTGGCCCGACCCGCCCGCCCTCGACGGCGTCGACGTCGAGCTGACGGTCACGGCGGAGGGCGGGGCCCGTGCCGAGGGCGCCGCGGAGGCGTGGTTCGTACCGAAGGCGGGGGTGGTCGCGGGCGCGGCGGCCGGGCTCGCGGTGTGTACGGGCGGCGCCCTGTGGCTCGTACGACGGGTGCGGCGGGTGTGGCGCGTACGGCGTCCGGGGCAGTCGGGGCAGCCGGGGCGGCCTGGGCCGGTCGTGGCCGCCGGGGAGCCGCGTACGGAAGTCGAGTCGACGGGAGCGGTGATGTGA
- a CDS encoding LPXTG cell wall anchor domain-containing protein, whose amino-acid sequence MSYRTYQKRTAALASAAALAGSAVLMAAPAARADVVDVNYQCKTPIGDKSAVSPIDIKSVKSGSGYRLTMTFEKGVSSSPVELGKGAMNPSAVIKLGGADSGTVAVKGPPNPAAIPANTPIKITDLTGTYTPKGSGKVTFTAGVLTIKALGTTTTCTPGNSPKPSLTLTVAAAGGGSTGGSGTTGSSQDAPAGGEDLPQTGPEDSAIALGTLGGTVLLAGAAGVLWLTRRHQARG is encoded by the coding sequence GTGTCATACCGGACGTACCAGAAACGAACCGCAGCGCTCGCGTCCGCCGCGGCCCTGGCCGGCTCGGCGGTGCTGATGGCCGCCCCCGCAGCCCGGGCCGACGTGGTGGACGTCAACTACCAGTGCAAAACCCCTATCGGTGACAAGTCGGCCGTCTCGCCCATCGACATCAAGAGTGTCAAGAGCGGCAGCGGCTACCGGCTCACGATGACCTTCGAGAAGGGCGTCTCGTCCAGCCCCGTAGAACTGGGCAAGGGCGCGATGAACCCGAGCGCGGTCATCAAACTCGGCGGCGCCGACAGCGGCACCGTGGCGGTCAAGGGCCCGCCGAACCCGGCCGCGATCCCCGCCAACACCCCCATCAAGATCACCGATCTGACCGGCACGTACACCCCGAAGGGCAGCGGCAAGGTCACCTTCACCGCGGGCGTGCTGACCATCAAGGCCCTCGGTACGACGACCACGTGCACGCCCGGCAACAGCCCGAAGCCCTCGCTGACCCTGACCGTCGCGGCGGCGGGCGGCGGCTCCACGGGCGGCTCGGGCACCACCGGCTCCTCGCAGGACGCCCCGGCCGGCGGTGAGGACCTGCCGCAGACCGGTCCCGAGGACTCCGCGATCGCCCTCGGCACACTCGGCGGCACCGTCCTGCTGGCGGGCGCGGCCGGCGTGCTGTGGCTGACCCGGCGCCACCAGGCCCGCGGCTGA
- a CDS encoding RNA polymerase sigma factor SigF, translating to MSPRLDASQAQRATSTRPLDELEEESADENAGLAGLPEIPPFAEVGPVDARALSKTLFERLESLEEGTSEYSYVRNTLVELNLALVKFAASRFRSRSEPMEDIIQVGTIGLIKAIDRFELSRGVEFPTFAMPTIVGEIKRFFRDTSWSVRVPRRLQELRLDLAKAGDELAQQLDRAPTVGELAERLGLSNDEVVEGMAASNAYTASSLDAQPEEDDSEGALADRIGYEDHGLEGIEYVESLKPLIAELPHRDRQILSLRFVANLTQSEIGEELGISQMHVSRLLSRTLVRLRRGLTVEE from the coding sequence ATGTCACCCCGGCTCGACGCATCGCAGGCCCAGAGGGCGACGTCGACACGCCCTCTGGACGAACTGGAAGAAGAGTCCGCCGACGAGAACGCCGGCCTCGCCGGGCTTCCCGAGATCCCCCCGTTCGCGGAGGTGGGCCCGGTAGACGCGCGAGCGCTCTCCAAGACCCTCTTCGAGCGGCTTGAGTCGCTGGAGGAAGGCACCTCCGAGTACTCGTACGTCCGCAACACTCTGGTCGAACTCAACCTCGCCCTGGTCAAGTTCGCCGCCTCCCGGTTCCGCTCCCGCAGTGAGCCGATGGAAGACATCATCCAGGTCGGCACGATAGGCCTGATCAAGGCGATCGACCGCTTCGAACTCAGCCGCGGCGTCGAGTTCCCCACTTTCGCGATGCCGACCATCGTCGGCGAGATCAAGCGCTTCTTCCGTGACACGTCATGGTCCGTGCGCGTACCGCGAAGGCTGCAGGAGCTCCGCCTCGACCTGGCCAAGGCGGGCGACGAACTCGCACAGCAACTGGACCGCGCTCCGACGGTGGGAGAGCTGGCGGAGCGTCTGGGGCTGTCGAACGACGAGGTCGTCGAGGGCATGGCGGCGTCCAACGCCTACACGGCCAGCTCACTGGACGCCCAGCCCGAGGAGGACGACTCCGAGGGCGCGCTGGCGGACCGGATCGGTTACGAGGACCACGGGCTCGAAGGCATCGAGTACGTGGAGTCGCTGAAACCGCTGATCGCCGAACTTCCGCACCGCGACCGGCAGATCCTGTCGCTGCGCTTCGTCGCCAATCTGACTCAGTCGGAGATCGGCGAGGAACTGGGCATCTCGCAGATGCACGTGTCGCGACTGCTGTCGCGGACGCTGGTGCGTCTGCGAAGGGGTCTGACTGTCGAAGAGTGA
- the hutI gene encoding imidazolonepropionase, giving the protein MSSISGSNTGSTTLITNIASLVTNDSSLGDGSPLGLIQDAAVVIDGDRIAWTGDSRKAPATDNRVDAGGRAVIPGFVDSHSHLVFAGDRTQEFNARMSGRAYSAGGIRTTVAATRAASDEELERNVVHYLDEALRQGTTTFETKSGYGLTVEDEARALRIASAHTDEVTYLGAHIVSPDYADDPAAYVALVTGEMLDACAPYARWIDVFCEKGAFDGDQARAILTAGRAKGLHPRIHANQLSYGPGVQLAVELDAASADHCTHLTDADVDALASGDTVATLLPGAEFSTRADWPDARRLLDAGVTVALSTDCNPGSSFTSSVPFCIALAVRDMGMTPDEALWSATAGGARALRRTDVGRVAPGAYADLAFLDAPSHVHLAYRPGVPLVSEVWRRGVRTV; this is encoded by the coding sequence ATGAGCAGCATCAGCGGTAGCAATACCGGCAGCACGACTCTCATCACCAACATCGCCAGTCTGGTCACCAACGACTCCTCCCTCGGTGACGGATCTCCGCTCGGTCTGATCCAGGACGCGGCCGTCGTCATCGACGGCGACCGCATCGCGTGGACCGGTGACTCAAGAAAAGCACCCGCCACTGACAATCGGGTCGACGCCGGTGGCCGAGCGGTGATCCCCGGCTTCGTGGACTCCCACTCCCACCTGGTCTTCGCCGGCGATCGCACGCAGGAGTTCAACGCCCGGATGTCCGGCCGCGCCTACAGCGCCGGCGGCATCCGCACGACCGTCGCGGCCACCCGCGCCGCGAGCGACGAGGAGCTGGAGCGCAACGTCGTCCACTACCTCGACGAGGCTCTGCGCCAGGGCACGACCACGTTCGAGACGAAGTCCGGCTACGGGTTGACGGTCGAGGACGAGGCGCGGGCCCTGCGCATCGCGTCCGCGCACACCGACGAGGTCACCTACCTCGGCGCGCACATCGTCTCGCCGGACTACGCGGACGACCCCGCCGCGTACGTCGCGCTCGTCACCGGCGAGATGCTCGACGCGTGTGCCCCGTACGCGCGTTGGATCGACGTCTTCTGCGAGAAGGGCGCCTTCGACGGGGACCAGGCCCGCGCGATCCTCACGGCGGGCAGGGCGAAGGGGCTCCACCCGCGCATCCACGCCAACCAGCTCTCGTACGGGCCCGGAGTGCAGTTGGCCGTCGAGCTGGACGCGGCCAGCGCCGACCACTGCACGCACCTCACCGACGCGGACGTGGACGCGCTCGCGAGCGGCGACACGGTGGCGACGCTGCTGCCCGGCGCGGAGTTCTCGACGCGCGCCGATTGGCCGGACGCCCGCCGCCTGCTCGATGCGGGTGTCACGGTCGCCCTGTCGACGGACTGCAACCCGGGCTCGTCCTTCACGTCGTCCGTACCGTTCTGCATCGCGCTCGCGGTACGGGACATGGGCATGACGCCGGACGAGGCGCTCTGGTCGGCGACGGCGGGCGGGGCGCGGGCTCTGCGCCGCACCGACGTCGGCCGCGTGGCTCCGGGCGCGTACGCCGACTTGGCGTTCCTGGACGCCCCGAGCCACGTGCACTTGGCGTACCGGCCGGGGGTGCCGCTGGTTTCGGAAGTGTGGAGGCGCGGAGTCCGTACGGTCTGA
- a CDS encoding DUF397 domain-containing protein, whose translation MSHTLHWQKSTFSDGGEGNTCVEIAVSPGTVHLRESDSPGAELNTTVGPLAHLILGVKAGAVRTTT comes from the coding sequence ATGAGCCACACCCTGCACTGGCAGAAGTCCACCTTCTCGGACGGCGGTGAGGGCAACACCTGCGTCGAGATCGCCGTCTCCCCTGGAACCGTTCACCTCCGCGAAAGCGACTCCCCCGGTGCCGAACTCAACACCACCGTCGGCCCGTTGGCCCACCTGATACTCGGGGTGAAGGCCGGCGCGGTCCGCACCACAACGTAA